In the genome of Cryptomeria japonica chromosome 8, Sugi_1.0, whole genome shotgun sequence, one region contains:
- the LOC131049292 gene encoding cyclin-D4-2-like, whose product MALNFDCLSNLLCEEDADWDDEVTSSSFPEDKVENLKSIELARLPDFPVEEEEMISLLVQKEKEHLPREDYVERYLNLDLDITARREAINWMHKVKVHNSLSPLTTYLSINYLDRFLSSYESQQGIGCPLQLLLVACLSLATKMEDKVSPIIDLQVGGANFDFEAKAIYEMEVKILTTLKWRLCSITPFNFIHYLLFTVKGTSAVPQDLISRTIAFIINTTRVIDFSIHQPSSIAAAAVICACEEDLKTEPADCKEAILSSKAFNKEKTISCYNLMQQLVMDNCSNSWTIALKGVKSAMKHCIWIFNPNKHSSRVSECVDLSQSVRHEMNAFQRFREI is encoded by the exons ATGGCCCTTAACTTTGACTGTTTGTCAAACCTTCTGTGCGAGGAAGATGCAGATTGGGATGATGAGGTCACAAGTTCGAGCTTTCCCGAGGACAAGGTCGAGAATTTAAAGAGCATTGAGCTCGCTAGACTGCCAGATTTTCCTGTTGAAGAGGAGGAGATGATATCTTTGTTAGTGCAGAAGGAGAAAGAGCATCTTCCCCGGGAAGACTACGTTGAGCGTTATCTAAACCTCGATTTAGATATCACGGCTCGTCGAGAAGCAATCAACTGGATGCACAAG GTTAAAGTGCATAATAGTCTGAGTCCGCTTACAACATACTTATCAATAAATTATTTGGATCGCTTCCTGTCAAGCTATGAATCGCAG CAAGGTATAGGCTGTCCGTTACAGTTATTATTGGTTGCGTGCCTGTCACTCGCAACGAAAATGGAGGATAAGGTTTCGCCGATTATTGATTTACAG GTCGGAggtgcaaattttgatttcgaAGCTAAAGCAATATACGAAATGGAAGTCAAAATTCTAACAACGTTGAAATGGAGATTATGCTCCATTACACCTTTTAACTTCATTCATTACCTCTTGTTCACAGTCAAAGGCACCAGCGCTGTGCCTCAAGACTTGATATCTCGAACAATCGCCTTCATTATCAATACTACTAGAG TGATTGATTTTTCGATTCATCAGCCATCATCGATTGCTGCGGCAGCCGTTATATGCGCTTGTGAGGAGGATTTAAAGACAGAACCAGCAGATTGCAAAGAAGCCATACTATCTTCCAAAGCATTCAACAAA GAGAAAACTATAAGTTGTTACAATTTAATGCAGCAGCTTGTCATGGACAATTGCTCTAATTCATGGACAATTGCTCTAAAAGGAGTAAAATCAGCCATGAAACATTGTATATG GATTTTTAATCCGAATAAGCATAGCTCGAGAGTAAGTGAATGCGTTGATTTAAGTCAGTCAGTCCGTCACGAGATGAATGCGTTTCAGCGTTTTCGAGAAATTTAA